TCCACTATAAGGAGTTAAATTACCAAGGAATAAGGTGGCTCGATTGGTGACAAAGAAATAGGTGTATTGATACTTGGTTGATTTGAGTTTTTCACATCAAGAGGagaaaggggggaaaagactgTTTCAAATTTCCctgcaaaaccttctttagaagCGGACTGAGGATTTTTGTGTTAAGGTGGGGACGTTGGAAAGAGAATAGGAGCAGTTGGGGACTCTTGCAGGAGCTCGGCGCAGCCATGAGCACGGCCAGAACAGAGAACCCGGTCATCCTGGGGCTGTCCAGCCAGAACGGGCAGATCCGGGGCCCCGTGAAGCCGGCTGGGGGCCCtggggggggcggcgggggcCCCCCGTCCCAGCCCAGCGGCCAGATGAAGACCTCCAGCGCAATCAACAACGGCAGCTCCCAGCTGCTGCCCCCTGCCAACACCGCCATCAAGTAAGTGGGGGGGTCCCGGGGGAGCCCGCTCGTGCCCCGATCTGCTGCGGGCTTCTGGCCACACCGCTGTCCTGCGGTCCGTTTCCCTCGGTGGCAGGGCGGCGGCAGGGTGCGGGCTGTGCCAGCTCCACGGGTCGGGTCGGGCCGGCCGGGTGTGTAGGCCGGCGTGTATGAATACCGTCTGGATGTCGTTTGAGTTCCTTTCCCCAGCGGTAGTCACAggtgaaaaaaacataagagCAGTGAAGCTGAAGCGTTTCGGTTCAGCTCTTATTTCCCGGATCTGCACATGAAGGGCAGGACGGAGGTGAGGAAGGGGGGCGTGTGTAAGTGATGCACATCGGCTGATGGCCGGTTATATAGTCGGAGCCGGCCTGCAGCTTGTGAAAACCGGACCGGCCCGGTCTGCCAGGATCAGGAGTCTTGCTTCCGTCCCGCCTCTGGGGCGGAACGTGGGCGTCTGACCGGCGGTCCTCCGTCCTGAGCTCTCTTCCGTGTCGGGGAACGGCCATCAGGAGCTTCCTCCCGCGTCTCGGGTTCCGTCCACTTTCCTGCTGGGAGCAGTCAGTCGCCTCCCGTCATCCCGAATCCGCAGTTCTCCTGCGCGTTTCTGTGAGCAGCTGGAAAGCGCAGTCCTGTGAGCAGGCAGGTCCACACCATGTCATCGTCCAGGCCCGCCTCTGCGCAGATCCAGGTGCTGCTGCCCTGGAGGGGAGCTGTGTGGGGGGGATGCGCTCTCCTGGCATGTGCTCACAGCCACCTCGTTCCCTCCGGACACCCAAACCAACTTCTCCGTGTTCCTGTACTTCTGCCCGACTCCTGCTTGGATGCTTTATTCCTCAGAGCACTAAGCTATTGTTAAACAAAACCTGTTCACCCCTTTCCCTCTGAGAGGAAGGGATTTTCAGCTCCTTCCTCGACGGGTCTTGTCCAGGGGTTGCAATGTGCTGAAATGGTTTAGCACTGGTGAGGAAAGTGGGGGCTGATGAGTTACTGTCTAGGGACAACCGAGGTCTGGTGGTGCTGTTCCACTCCTCTGCGTGTCGGAAGTTgtctttttgtgtgttttgcatTCAAGCTTCAGAAGCCTCTTGCTCCAAGTTGGGCCATTAGTTGTGCGTTAAGGAGGCTGGGCTGGAACGTCAGGTCCCAGATTTCCAGTCACCGATTGCTCTAAAGATCTCatgaggctgtttttttttttaaaatttatccAGTTGTCAGCCtccataacacgtgggcggcttctttaatttttatattgCCATCTAAACCTGCATACTTTGCAGTTAGCGTCCCTTTGCAGGTCTCAAAATGGCGCACCTATGAGAAGTTGCTTTGCGGGAATTCTCTCTTGAGAAATTCCCTCAAGGTGCGATTGAGGTTTTTGTTGAGTGTAAAAAGCATAAGAAGAGAATCTGAGTATGTGTAATGATAAACCAGTGGTTAGCTGGTCCCCTTTGAAGTTTGCCAGTTAGGGAGAAGGGAGCCATACCTGCTTGCCGTGGGCCGAGAGGCGCTGGGCTGCGGTTTGTTTTTGTGGGTTCACTCCAGCCTCCTGGTTGACCACGTCTGTGATCCGCCCCTGTCGCAGGTGCTGATGGGATGGCGGTCTCGTTTCTTTGGCCCGACCAGTGCGCGGTACGGCCTCAGTGGCCGAGACGCGCGGCTGCTGCTAACTGACCTCTCGCCCTCCGCAGGCCAGGCGACGACTGGAAGAAGAATCTGAAACTCCCTCCGAAGGACATGCGGATGAAGACTTCGGTAAGACGCCTCTCCCCTCCTTCTGCGTTTCGCCTGCTCTTCTCTTCCGGCGCGCAGGGCTGAGGGGGGGCTGTGGGGACTGTGCGTTCTCAAAAAGCCTGCCTTCTTGGAAGACCTTCAGCCAGATTCCCGCCTTCGTTCAAGTGTCGCTCTTTTAGATGGGCAGCTCCTGCAGGGGGGCTTCTCACGACTCGTGTTCACAATGAGGATTCAAGAAGGCTTTCCGCTGCGTTCTGGCGTAAGGGCTTCTCTCAGGCTTGTCGTCAGGCCTTGACTTAACTGTGGGAGTCTCCCTGGCTTTTTCCCTTCAGCGCTCCGAAGCCAGAGAAGTGCTCGGAGTGGCAGGCTTGGCTTTCAGCTGAGCGGCGGCAGCAGGGGAGTTGGAGGCTGGCACAGGGTGCACTCGTACCGTTTGGCCTGTTGCTCTGGGCTCTGAGATCCAGCGTTACTTTTTTGGGGGACTGATGTCGTTCAGCCCCGAAGACAAGGGGGACTTGACCCTTCTAGCTCCTCTGTCTGGGGTCTGATGCTGAAGTTCTGCGCTGTTTTCCATGTGCCCCTTTCCTTACTGTGGGACTGGACTGCAGATGCCTCACTGTGTAATAAGTGCTGTAGTAGGTTTTTTGGCTTGTTCACATGTGGGGGCTGATGCATGTTGCAAGATGGGCGTTCTATCATGTTAGAGTCACAGCTGTGGGATGTCGTACGTATCCTCATTCCCCATTTTGCTTCCCGTGGGGACTGGTGATCTACAGACGCCAAGAGTAAGAACTGCGCAGGCAGGCATCCCCTGGTGCGAGGACAGGAGTCACTGCAGGACTGTCACTAGGGTATCAAGATCGTAAAGGTGATGTGGGAGTCTCTTTAAAATTTGTCAGCTTTTGGACTcatgaaatgtttttcattcagcACTGTGGAAGCACTAGCCTGTGGTTGTGAGGTGCTAGCAgtgacttattttaaaatgtgagctCTGTGTATAGTGCCAGCACTGGGGAGACATACTCCCATGACCTGGCACACTTCTACATCTGTGCCTTAGTGGGGTATAAAATACCAGCATATGAACTCCTTTGATCTGAGGAGTTCAGCTGTGAACATGTTTTCCACCCCCTTGACATGAAAGTCCAAACCCGGGTCCCGCGCAGGCTCAGCGGTCGAGCGGATGAGCGTTTTAACGAAGTGCGTTGATTAAAGGGGCAGCGCGTGTTCTGAGctctgtactgtaactgcagcCGGGCGGGCAGGCGGGCGGCGGGGTGTGTGTGGAGCTGCTGCGCCCGCCGGTCAGGCGAGAAGCGTCTGGAGAGTCTGTTAGAGGTCGGTCCTGGAGCTCAAGGTGAGCTCTGCAACAGGGATGGTTGGCGTAGCTTTGTCAGGCTTTAATAAGAAGGGAGTGACACCGACCCATTTAGTCCCAAACCACAATGGGCTCAAAAGCATTAAGGGAAACGGGAAGAGAGTTAAAGAAGAAAGCCCAAAGAATACAGTGCTGAAGACCTCAAAacgcttctctctctctctccaggatgTGACGGCGACCAAGGGCAACGAGTTTGAGGATTACTGCTTGAAGCGGGAGCTGCTGATGGGCATCTTCGAGATGGGCTGGGAGAAGccgtctcccatccaggtcagGGGCCGTCGAGTGGCCGTGAGGGCGTGGGGGTGGTGGAGTCCGAGCCGGCCTCAGAGCACAAAGCTGCCAAATAGGCTGGCTGGAAAAGTGAAaaatggcagctgtgtgttgtgaggtTGTCGGCCTCATTAGGCTCATCAGTGTGTCACCCACTCGGCTGGTTGTGGCACTGTGGATATGAAGGTGCTTTTGGAGCTCAGACTCGCACTGGACCTCGCGGCAGTGCTGAGGTgtcctaccccccccccccctgaaGTGTCGACCCTgatttcctcctcctctcccgaATCCAGGAGGAGAGCATTCCCATCGCCTTGTCCGGGAGGGACATCCTGGCCAGAGCGAAGAACGGCACGGGCAAGAGCGGCGCCTACCTCATCCCCTTACTTGAACGCATCGACCTGAAGAGGGACTGTATACAAGGTGGGGGGCTTGCACAGTGCAGAGCAGTCCTGAGTTAGTCGGGGGCGTGCTGGGGTGCGTCTGTGAGGACTCTGAGCGCTGCTTCCTTCACAGGGTGCACTTCTATACCTCCAGACATCGCAGCCTGGCAACCGTTTGTCTGTTCTTTTATTCATGgtgtacaaaaaaataatgttcacagCCGTTTCTTTAACTAGCTGGTTGTGTGCGCTGTACCTTGGGATTTGTGCACTGTGTAGGTGTTGCTGTCGACGGTTGGTTCTTGTCCTCGCCCGAGGCAGAGGGCAGCTCCGTGCGCGCGGTCACTCTAGTCCCTGAGGCTGGACTGCGGGCACGAGTGCTGTGCGACGCCTGAACGTGTTGGGTTTGTCTGCTCCCTTTCCCTCCCCCAGCTGTGGTCATTGTTCCCACCAGAGAACTGGCTCTCCAGGTGAGTCAGATCTGCATCCAGGTCAGCAAACACATGGGAGGCGTCAAAGTCATGGCAACCACAGGGGGCACCAACCTGCGCGACGACATCATGAGGCTGGACGAGACGGGTGAGCCCCCCCCCGCCGTCTCCGGCGCGCGATGCGGCTCCCCAGGTCCCCTCGGCCTGGGTGCGCTGCTGTTGTTGATCGCCACGGGCTTCACGGTTGTTGTTTTTCCCTCTTCGCAGTGCATGTGGTTATCGCCACCCCTGGGAGGATCTTGGATCTCATCAAGAAGGGGGTGGCCAAAGTGGGTCAGGTGCAGATGATAGTCTTGGATGAGGTGAGTCcagtttccatttgtttttcttcggCAGAGCTCCGGTCTGCTTGGGCCGGGCTGTGCAGTCCTGCAGTCTCATTGCCAGGCTGGTGCTTGTTAGTGATGGAGCCTGCTAACAGTTTTTACATGCTGAACTGTGACGATCACGCCTGCTTGATCAGAGAGGCTCCCCCCCCCATACTTACCCCCAAATGGTGAATGTTTACATTAAACTCCTAATGACAAAGGAAGGTTTCTATTTCCTTCAATTACATCAAAGACGTGGGGGGAAAGTGTATATAAAGTTCTGTAGGGCCATATCCCCTTTGAGCTACGATAGGTACTGTAACTATTATTGTCCTTATTGTGGTTCCTTGTATGCATGCAATAAAGCTTGGCTGGACAAACGAACACTTCAGGCTCGAATTTCTTGATTTCTACATTAGGTTTCATGCATGAACACAGGCAGACCCTGACCTAGCTTAGCTGGTGTGGAGTAGAATCCTGTCTGCACTGAAGAGCTGGCTCAGGCGAGTCCTGAAGGAAGCCGGTGATGGTTGGATAGTCTGTCCCTGGAACACGATGTTCCTTTCTTTGGGGCTCACAGAGACCCTTTGGTTGACAGTGAACTTCTGAGAATTAGAAAACTATTGTGCCTCTTGAGGATGAAAGAGGttctgttcctttacagcctagaATCAACCTTGTGCCTTTCTCTGTTGGTCATGGAGCCGAAAGTGCTCTTTTGGGGCGGGGGGAGAAATGACCGCGTTTTCTGTGGGAAGTGTCCAAGGTCAGCGATTGACAAAActcactgttgattctgttcCCTTCCCTCTTGGCCCGAGCAGGCTGATAAGCTCCTGTCCCAGGACTTTGTGCAGATGATGGAGGAAATTCTCAGCACCCTACCTAAAAACAGGCAAATCCTGCTGTATTCTGCTACGTTCCCtctcagtgtgcagaagttcATGGTGAGTCTGAGCTGATGAGCGTAGTTGACCAAGTGAGGGGCCTGGGGGTTATTGGCGGATTAGTTTTCTTTGTCTTCCTATCTTTAATATCCACGATAGACTTGACTTCACAAGTATGTCTCATTCCACATGCATCTCTTACTGGGATCTAATCCATTGATTGAAATTGCTCAGCGCGCACAGAATAGCTAGCTGTCCTGGAGTACAGATGGCTGTTTTCAGGGAGACATGCTGGAGTGAGTGGGGGGTTCTTGGCTGGACGTCTTCTTTTGTGGTGGTCTTTTGAAGTCATGGTGTTATTTTTGGTTGTGGAAAAGTCCTGATCTCACGTCCAGGTCTGCCAAAGAATCTGAGCGGCTTTGCTCTTTCCCCTGCCTCCTGCAGAACGCCCATCTGCAGAAGCCCTACGAGATCAATCTGATGGAGGAGCTGACTCTGAAGGGGGTGACCCAGTATTACGCCTATGTGACCGAGAGACAGAAGGTCCACTGCCTTAACACTCTCTTCTCCAGGGTGAGTCTCCTCCGCTGCGACTGACCtctcatttcaaaataaacatcatactGCAGTACTCTGAACTAGTGCTGTATTTGCCTGCATCATGGTATTTTCAattacatattttgtatttagtaCTTGACTGTTTTCTGCCACTGGCTCCTTGTTTTAAATGGCTGCTAATGACCATCTCCTGCCTCTGGGTGCTTGTTCCTGCTGGCCTTCACTCCCGGACACTCTGAACGAGCCCTTTCAGGGAGGAGTGTCCATTGGAAATATCTGGAGCTTTTGGAGTTAtagattgttttttcttttcttttctaaacCCCAGCTCCAGATCAACCAGTCAATAATCTTCTGTAACTCGTCCCAGCGCGTCGAGCTGCTCGCCAAGAAGATCTCCCAGCTGGGCTACTCTTGTTTCTACATTCATGCCAAGATGCGACAGGTGACTAAGCTCGTGTCAAACTCAAACTTCCTTTCATTTATTGTTGATGGTTTAAACTCAACGAGAAGAGGACTAGGTGAAAGGCTCCCTGGGCTTCAGTGAAGTGAGCTCACCAGCTTAAGAACCTGAGAGGTCTTAGACAGGAGGCTCTAGGGCCTGGCTGGCCTTTCTGGTAGTTAGTAGCAAATAGGTAtaagggtctcatccagccgtttcttgaCAGATTTTTAGCTGTAACAACCTGACTGAGTAGCttattccacactcccaccacccagGAAGTGCTGCTTTCTCCTGATGCTTCTCTCTGGAGGGGGAGTTAACCTTTACAATATTTCAGGGTGCTGTCGGCACACGACTAGATAATATCACCAGCCTTTAGTGTGAGCATCTGCAGTGAAACTGTCCAGTGCCTGAAGTTGCAATTCCATTTTGCTACAGTCTTCTAGGGCTTCTACGCTTGAATCTTGGCTCGGCctgacttttgtttttaaatgtttataggAGCATCGCAACCGGGTGTTCCACGATTTCAGAAACGGCCTGTGTCGAAATCTCGTTTGCACTGGTGAGTCTTCTTCAGTGCCCGGCGTCTCTGCGTTGACTTCACTGCTCTGTAGCAGGTTTTTATTGTCTCCACATGCGCCAAGAGGTGTGGTGCCTCTTAGAATGCAAGTCGAAGGACAGGATGTGCTTGTAAGCCTTCCTGGTTTTGGTTTATGGCAGCTGCAGAGATGTTTGAGATGCAGAGATGTACTTGAGAATGTTTGCTTTTGTAACCAGCCGGGGttcttagaaatgtttttctaaaatgggAGATAAATGCTGGGTGTCTTATCTCTTTCTATAGAAAGAGGCATTTGTTTCACTTGGAGGTCACCTGTATGCAACTTTGTTTGTTCTTGCAATGTCAGTCGTTGGCTCCGTGTTTTGTAGAGGTAGTTCTAGTTTTTGCTGTGAAAGCTAAACGCCTCCCACGTCACGCAGAGGCCGTGCTGGAGAAACCCATCTTGATGGAGGTGGGGTTTGTGCCCTTGTCAGCACTGAGCTTCTGCTGTGGTCTTCGTTTCCAGGTCTTTTCAGCTGCTAGGCTTCAAACAGCCAGGACGAGCTGTGCAGGACCTCTTGCTCTTctctgaccacctcttcctctcctcccACAGACCTCTTCACCAGAGGAATTGACATCCAAGCTGTGAATGTGGTGATCAACTTTGACTTCCCCAAACTGGCAGAGACGTACCTCCATCGCATTGGCCGATCCGGTAGGGGCACCGCTGCTCTCTAGCCTCGCGCGGACTCTTGACCGCAGTCTCCCGGGTTCACCTGCACGCGTACCTCGGCTCAAAATGTGCCCCCTGGCTGCCAGCCCTTCGCACCCGGTCTTGGCCTGGGAGAGCCTTTTTAAACTTGACGTGGCTCCGGCCGTATTTCTATCTGCACTCTTTATATGGTGTCCTCATGAATTCAGCATTAAAGTATTCTCCTGAAGTGAGGACAAGGCTCTCGGGCCTATAAATCTCCATTCTTGTCGTGTGAAGTTGGGCACTGGTCTGAACAGGCTTGACGTGTTCATCCCACAGATGGGTTTCCCAGCTTTAAAGCTGTAGTTGGGAGTGAAACCCATTCATACCAGTGACCGTGTGAGAGTCGCCTACAGTCCTCAAGGGTCCCACTTCAGGTAGTTTGACAGGCCGTAATGAATTGAGCTCAGGTGCCCAAGCTGGGGGGAGCGTGAGGGGTCATTCTGCTGACCGTCGGGCTGTGTCCACAGGGCGCTTCGGACACCTGGGGCTGGCCATCAACCTGATCACCTACGATGACCGCTTCAACCTGAAGGGCATCGAGGAGCAGCTGGGCACAGAGATCAAGCCCATCCCAGGCAGCATCGACAAAAGCCTGTACGTGGCGGAGTACCACAGCGAGAGTGGGGAGGAGGCCAAGCTGTGAGCAGGTGAGGGGCCGTGGGAGCTGGCGGTTTAACACGCTTATTCAACATGTTGTTTGCCTTCTGCATGTGTTTTGCTTTTAAGTAAATTATTGCTAGCAGTGAAAGCAGGCGTGCGTGTTGGTGAGCCGGTCAGTCCCGTGTCTAATAGTGAATTTCTCTGTTTTCCAGGCAATTCACGGAGGATCGTATCCCCTGCctttcccccctccccctgtgTTGGAactgttttcttcctttttctttgggaagatttttttttagtttaatttcagtttctaCCCCCTCCATGTATTTTTTTCCCGTGAAATCGGCCTCAAGCGGAAGACGGGGATTTTGTGTGCcgccaggagagaggaaggtgATGCTGGGTCTCGGCGGTCGCGTGGCTGTGCCCGTGCGCGTGGTGGGCACTCAAGTTGCACTCCCAGATCCTGAACGAGACTCGAGCACTTCAGTGTGGGGACAGCAGGGGACCAAGGAGCAGCGGTTTTCACCTTCCCTCTCCCGTTCAGCCACGGCACACTGCTTTATTTCCACCTCTCCAAGATTTGTTTTCCACAGtttccttttggttttgttcccttgttcttttaatggcttttagCTATTTGTATGAAGTGCCTTATGAAGCAGAACTTTGGAGTAATAACCTGCTAATTCGGACCCACCCGCCCCCTCGCCGCCCCACACTTCGTCAGATAGTCTGTCCGCGGGCTCGATATCCGGCTCTCCGGTCCGAACCCTTCGCCCGTGTCCCGTCCTGTCTGTGTCCGCGTCCAGGGCAGGACATGTCGTGAGAGGGGAGGAGTGCTGGGAGAGGTTGAAATAAACGCAGGCGCCGGCCGACCGAGCTGCTCGTGGCTTCGGTACAGAATAGTGACTCAGGCTGATCCTCGCAGAAGCCAAAACTTCAGTCCCGTCTCCAGGAGAGAGCGAGTGGGCGGGCGGGCGGGCGCTTCTCAGAGACGACCCTCTTCGTCCTCCTTGGCCTGGAGTTGGAAACACTAAGGGAGCGGAAACAAGACTTCGTGCTTTTCTCGGCCAGTTGTCGCCGCCGCCGGAGGATTTCTTTCAGGAACAGAGACCAGTATTTTACAGCCCATTTTCTCTCGCTTTCTTCTGGATGAGTCACCCTTCTCCGAGATGTGTGCCCCCAAGAGACGCTCATTTTTTTGGCACAATGTAAACTTTGTAAATACTTTTGttcctatttttttaacaagttgAAAAGGCTGGACTGGTGTAGTAGTATGGCTGAAGGGATACACCTGTGAGGTGGGGAACACACGTCAGTGCTGGGGAAATCATGCTTTGAAGTGGATTCTGGCCCTTTCACCGTTGTGGTAGTGATATTTTTTCTGAACCTGGCTGGGGTCTGCATAAGCTTTTTGAGGGCACTTATTTGTCTGTGACGATCGTTTGGCTGCGCAGCATGTTTCTTGTTCTCGTGCTGCTCTGCCTCCACGCTGCCGCTGTCCTGACGCAGCAGCTGCGCCACAGTATTGTTGAGATGGGGTAACAGAGGCGTGGTCCTCGCCCCCCTCTTGCAGATCCAGCactggtttgtgtttctgtcCTTCACACAGCTGAGGAGACGCACCGCTGTCTTCTGTCCAGCCTTTGCTTGGAATGCTGATTTACGAGGCACCCGTTTTGAATTCCCTGCTTCTTGTTTTTAAGCGTAAACCAGATTACTTAGACCTGCTCAAGCGTTCTGGAGAGTCTTTAGTGTCCTCTATGCTGCAGTGCGGCTTATTTTTGCTAATCGGTGAAGATGCAGGTGTTTGGggtggggatttttttttagtgaCCCATCTGTGGCACATGTGACCCAgatgattaaaaaatgaatttgcagGAATTAATTGTCAATCCCCTCCTACACACAACACGCAAACACCCACCTTCAGCCAGGTGTGCAGGTGTTAATATATTGGTGCCCTTCGCACAAAGAAGAGATTTGCGATGACCATAGCAGGAAGAATGTCCTTGGTGCCTCGTGAATGAGCAGgggcttttttttctgtttacaaaAGATGctgcacagaaaaaacaaaaaaacttgcagCTCCAGCTGCGTTAAAGTACAGACTTGAGTAATGGGGTCAGGCAATAACCAGACTGACTGCACTGCTGTCTCTGATCTCTGACCAGCCTGCGAGAGACAGGTGtgggggggtgggtgggtgggcGGGCAGGTGAAGGCGGGG
This DNA window, taken from Lepisosteus oculatus isolate fLepOcu1 chromosome 23, fLepOcu1.hap2, whole genome shotgun sequence, encodes the following:
- the ddx6 gene encoding probable ATP-dependent RNA helicase ddx6, encoding MSTARTENPVILGLSSQNGQIRGPVKPAGGPGGGGGGPPSQPSGQMKTSSAINNGSSQLLPPANTAIKPGDDWKKNLKLPPKDMRMKTSDVTATKGNEFEDYCLKRELLMGIFEMGWEKPSPIQEESIPIALSGRDILARAKNGTGKSGAYLIPLLERIDLKRDCIQAVVIVPTRELALQVSQICIQVSKHMGGVKVMATTGGTNLRDDIMRLDETVHVVIATPGRILDLIKKGVAKVGQVQMIVLDEADKLLSQDFVQMMEEILSTLPKNRQILLYSATFPLSVQKFMNAHLQKPYEINLMEELTLKGVTQYYAYVTERQKVHCLNTLFSRLQINQSIIFCNSSQRVELLAKKISQLGYSCFYIHAKMRQEHRNRVFHDFRNGLCRNLVCTDLFTRGIDIQAVNVVINFDFPKLAETYLHRIGRSGRFGHLGLAINLITYDDRFNLKGIEEQLGTEIKPIPGSIDKSLYVAEYHSESGEEAKL